The following coding sequences are from one Lolium rigidum isolate FL_2022 chromosome 6, APGP_CSIRO_Lrig_0.1, whole genome shotgun sequence window:
- the LOC124661262 gene encoding putative disease resistance protein RGA4, protein MAELVATMVVGPLLSIVKEKASSYLLDQYKVMEGMEEQHRILTRKLPAILDVITDAEEAASHREGAKAWLLEVKRVAYEANEIFDEFKYEALRREAKKNGHYSELGFDVIKLFPSHNRFVFRQRMGKKLCRVVQSIEVLVTEMNAFGFKYQQQVSASKQWRRTDHVIFDPKKIISRSRDQDTRNIIDTLLGQASNADLTVVPIVGVGGLGKTTLAQLIYNEPKIQKHFELLIWVCVSETFDVDSVAKSIAEFHSPKTKEEAAPKKSPLDILQDALRGHRYLLVLDDVWNREPDKWEKLKSCLTHGAKGSAVLTTTRDEGVAKIMGTVKAYNLAALGDNFIKEIIETKAFSLQKVEERPSVLVNMVGQIVKRCHGSPLAAASLGSVLRTKTSKEEWKAVLSRSSICTEESGILPILKLSYNDLSSQMKQCFSFCAVFPKDYKIDVDKLIQLWMAHGFIEDQKEVSPETIGKRIFNELASRSFFVDVKQEKVPRSRYNPAMGTYSKHTCKIHDLMHDVALSTMEKECALMPEQPSQIECLPDTARHLLLSCEKPETILNDSLLTRSPALQTLLCDNDMREPLQQLSKYSSLMALQLCTKRRSFPLKSKHLHHLRYLDLSRSCIKALPEDISILYNLQTLNVSHCEELCQLPKQMKYMNALRHVYTHGCPQMRSMPVDLGKLLSLQTLTCFVAGPSSSGCSDVGELQQLNLGGQLELLQLENVTEEAAKAANIGKKEELRELKLKWTVGCDHDARVLEGFKPHDELQAIRIESYGGTTFPTWMSMLRNVAEIHLSRCRKLQWLFSCGTSFTFPNLKEFTLQYLDSLERWWELSHEQQGKAIIFPQLEKLFIVGCGKLTALPEATLLRESYGESYGTMARSAFPELKELHLNDLDRFERWEAIEGNQSGYIIFPRLEKLEISSCRVLTAFPEAQPGGDYGMTRSAFPALKVLSLSSLQNFESSDAVDGSQREDAMFPELQKLYVGGCGKMKVSSGQQKVSPKLAVLHTEGSEEEMIRLVARHMTSLTNLKLHSSRETETTLSAADHSLKLAVDVMVKGNHNDFPLKDMELWGFKSGATAELCAHFVQLQHLDFSYCDALVHWPEKEFQSLVSLRSLIIYYCQKLIGYAPQAPAEPSTTPEPSSELLPRLESLDIYGCPSMVEVFKLPASLRKLTIIDCTKLTSIYSRRLQQGQSASSILQGPEVSSSSDNARTTSLAGVPYLPPSLVDLHIHDCKTLSLPNGPQAYSSLQRLVITECPSLKRLPTCLQQRLSSIPDKDLDARFQDPSLFNPLSWRNAIRRA, encoded by the exons ATGGCAGAGCTGGTGGCCACCATGGTGGTCGGACCACTGCTGTCCATTGTGAAGGAGAAGGCGTCCAGCTACCTCCTGGACCAGTACAAGGTGATGGAGGGCATGGAGGAGCAGCACCGGATCCTCACCCGCAAGCTGCCTGCCATCTTGGATGTTATCACCGACGCGGAGGAGGCGGCATCACACAGAGAGGGGGCCAAGGCTTGGCTCCTAGAGGTCAAGAGGGTGGCTTATGAGGCGAATGAGATCTTTGATGAGTTCAAGTACGAGGCGCTCCGTCGTGAAGCCAAGAAGAATGGGCACTACAGCGAACTCGGTTTTGATGTAATAAAACTCTTTCCCAGCCACAACCGTTTTGTGTTCCGTCAAAGAATGGGAAAGAAGCTATGCAGGGTTGTGCAGTCCATTGAGGTCCTTGTTACTGAGATGAATGCATTTGGGTTTAAATATCAGCAGCAAGTGTCAGCATCCAAGCAATGGAGGCGGACAGATCATGTTATCTTTGATCCAAAGAAAATCATCAGCAGATCGAGGGACCAAGATACAAGGAATATTATTGATACTCTTCTTGGTCAAGCTAGCAATGCAGATCTCacagttgttcccattgttggagTAGGGGGACTAGGCAAGACCACCTTAGCGCAGCTCATTTACAATGAACCCAAAATTCAGAAGCATTTTGAGTTGCTCATTTGGGTTTGTGTCTCTGAGACCTTTGATGTGGATTCCGTGGCTAAAAGCATAGCTGAATTTCATTCCCCAAAAACTAAAGAAGAAGCAGCTCCCAAAAAGAGCCCACTCGATATCCTTCAAGATGCACTAAGAGGGCACAGGTACCTCCTTGTGCTGGATGACGTCTGGAACAGAGAACCCGATAAGTGGGAAAAGCTCAAGTCTTGCCTTACACATGGTGCCAAGGGTAGTGCGGTTTTGACAACTACTCGTGATGAAGGAGTCGCAAAAATAATGGGTACAGTTAAGGCCTATAATCTCGCAGCTTTGGGGGATAATTTTATAAAGGAAATTATTGAGACAAAAGCATTCAGTTTGCAGAAGGTGGAAGAAAGGCCTTCTGTGCTAGTTAATATGGTTGGTCAGATTGTGAAGAGATGTCATGGCTCTCCTTTGGCCGCAGCATCACTAGGTTCGGTGTTGCGGACGAAGACCAGCAAAGAAGAATGGAAGGCTGTGTTAAGCAGAAGCAGCATTTGCACCGAGGAATCTGGAATTTTACCAATACTCAAGCTCAGCTACAATGATTTGTCATCCCAGATGAAGCAGTGCTTTTCTTTTTGTGCCGTGTTTCCGAAGGATTACAAGATTGATGTGGACAAGCTGATCCAACTATGGATGGCACATGGCTTTATTGAGGATCAAAAGGAAGTTAGTCCTGAAACCATTGGCAAACGAATTTTCAATGAGCTGGCCTCAAGGTCATTCTTTGTGGATGTGAAGCAAGAAAAAGTTCCAAGAAGCCGATATAACCCCGCGATGGGTACTTATTCCAAACATACCTGTAAAATCCATGATCTTATGCATGATGTTGCACTGTCTACAATGGAAAAAGAATGTGCTCTCATGCCTGAGCAACCAAGTCAGATTGAGTGCCTTCCAGATACAGCTCGCCACTTACTTTTGTCTTGTGAAAAACCAGAAACTATTTTGAATGATTCTCTGTTGACAAGATCTCCAGCTTTGCAGACACTTCTGTGTGATAATGATATGCGAGAACCATTGCAGCAATTATCGAAATACAGCTCCTTGATGGCATTACAGCTCTGTACAAAAAGAAGGTCATTCCCCTTAAAATCTAAGCACCTGCATCACCTAAGGTACCTTGATCTCTCAAGAAGTTGTATCAAAGCACTTCCTGAGGATATAAGCATTCTATACAACCTGCAAACGTTGAATGTCTCTCACTGCGAAGAACTTTGTCAGCTTCCAAAGCAAATGAAGTATATGAATGCCCTCCGTCATGTCTACACTCATGGTTGTCCGCAGATGAGGAGCATGCCAGTTGACCTCGGAAAACTCTTGTCCTTGCAGACACTTACGTGTTTTGTGGCAGGTCCTTCTAGCTCTGGGTGCAGTGATGTTGGAGAGTTGCAGCAGTTAAACCTTGGTGGACAGCTTGAGCTACTTCAGCTAGAGAATGTGACAGAAGAAGCTGCGAAAGCGGCAAACATCGGAAAGAAGGAGGAACTCCGAGAACTGAAATTAAAATGGACTGTTGGTTGTGACCATGATGCGAGAGTGCTTGAgggtttcaaacctcatgatgaGCTGCAGGCTATAAGGATAGAGTCATACGGAGGAACCACCTTTCCGACATGGATGTCTATGTTGCGAAACGTGGCTGAGATCCATCTTTCTCGTTGTAGAAAACTGCAATGGTTATTCAGCTGTGGTACATCCTtcacttttccaaatttgaaggaGTTTACACTACAGTATCTGGATTCTTTGGAGAGATGGTGGGAATTAAGCCATGAGCAACAAGGAAAAGCGATAATATTTCCTCAGCTTGAAAAGTTATTTATTGTTGGCTGTGGAAAGTTGACAGCGTTACCTGAAGCAACACTGCTCAGAGAATCTTATG GAGAATCTTATGGCACAATGGCACGGTCAGCATTTCCAGAGTTGAAAGAACTCCACTTGAATGACTTGGACAGATTTGAGAGATGGGAGGCAATCGAAGGAAACCAAAGTGGATACATAATATTTCCTAGGCTTGAGAAACTTGAAATTTCCAGTTGTCGTGTGTTGACAGCATTCCCGGAAGCACAGCCTGGTGGAGATTATGGTATGACACGCTCAGCATTTCCTGCGTTGAAGGTTCTCAGCTTATCATCATTGCAGAACTTTGAGAGCTCGGACGCAGTTGATGGATCTCAAAGAGAAGACGCAATGTTTCCTGAACTTCAGAAGTTGTATGTTGGTGGCTGTGGGAAGATGAAAGTATCATCAGGGCAACAAAAGGTTTCTCCAAAGCTGGCCGTGTTACACACTGAGGGAAGTGAGGAAGAGATGATCCGGTTGGTAGCTAGACATATGACTTCACTGACCAACTTGAAACTGCATAGCAGTCGAGAAACGGAAACAACCTTGTCAGCGGCTGATCATAGTTTGAAACTTGCGGTGGATGTCATGGTAAAAGGGAATCACAATGATTTCCCTCTAAAAGATATGGAGTTATGGGGCTTTAAGTCAGGGGCTACGGCTGAGCTATGTGCACATTTTGTACAGCTTCAACACTTGGATTTTAGTTACTGTGATGCACTTGTCCACTGGCCAGAGAAAGAGTTTCAAAGCTTGGTATCCTTGAGGAGCCTAATAATTTATTACTGCCAAAAACTGATTGGATACGCACCACAAGCTCCTGCAGAGCCATCAACAACACCAGAACCCTCGAGTGAACTACTGCCACGTCTCGAATCTCTCGATATATATGGTTGTCCAAGCATGGTAGAGGTCTTCAAGCTCCCTGCATCCCTGAGGAAACTGACAATTATTGATTGTACTAAGCTCACATCCATATACAGCAGGAGGCTACAGCAGGGACAGTCAGCATCATCGATTCTACAAGGGCCAGAGGTGTCATCATCATCTGACAATGCCAGGACCACCAGCTTAGCAGGTGTCCCCTATCTTCCCCCATCGCTGGTTGACCTACACATCCATGATTGCAAAACCCTGTCCCTACCGAATGGACCACAAGCATACTCATCTCTGCAAAGACTTGTCATCACGGAGTGTCCTAGTCTAAAGAGGCTCCCTACATGCCTCCAGCAACGTCTAAGCAGCATCCCGGACAAAGATCTAGATGCCCGTTTTCAAG
- the LOC124661261 gene encoding putative disease resistance protein RGA4 — protein sequence MAELVATMVVGPLLSIVKDKASSYLLDQYKVMEGMEKQHRILTRKLPAILDVITDAEEAASHREGAKAWLLEVKRVAYEANEIFDDFKYEALRREAKKNGHYSKLGFDVIKLFPTHNRFAFRDKMGKKLCTVVEDIEVLVTEMNAFGFKYQPQVPASKQWRQTDHVFFDPKKIISRSRDQDTRNIVDTLLGQASNADLTVVPIVGVGGLGKTTLAQLIFNEPEIQKHFELLLWVCVSDIFDADSLAKSIAEVLPKKSISESASKKSPLDVVQDALRGHRYLLVLDDVWNREPDKWEKLKSCLTHGANGSAVLTTTRDEGVAKIMGTVKAYNLAALGDNFIKEIIEAKAFSLQKEEERPFVLVNMVGQIVKRCRGSPLAAASLGSVLRTKTSEGEWKAVLSRSSICNEESGILPILKLSYNDLSSQMKQCFAFCAMFPKDYEIDVDKLIQLWMAHGFIEDQTEVSPETIGKRIFNELASRSFFVDVKQVDPTMGSYFKHTCKIHDLMHDVALSTMEKECALMPEKPSQIEWLPDTARHLFLACEKPETILNDSLLTRSPAFQTLVCDNDMQEPLQQLSKYSSLMALKLCTERRSFPLKSKHLHHLRYLHLSGSSIKALPEDISILYNLQTLNVSGCSELRRLPRQMKYMTALRHLYTHGCPQMRSMPVDLGKLLSLQTLTCFVAGPSGSGCSDVGELQQLNLGGQLELLQLENVTEESAKAANIGKKEELRELKLEWSFGSEDDARVLEGLKPHDELQAIRIDSYGGTTFPTWMSMLRNVAEIHLSGCRKLQWLFSCGTSFTFPNLKEFTLLDLDSLERWWELSHQEQGKEVIFPQLEKLFIVCCGKLTALPEATLLGESYGTMARSAFPELKELWLCDLDSFERWEAIEGNQRREYIIFPRLEKLKIRSCSVLTAFPKAQPGGDYGMAHPAFPALKVLNLENLQNFESLDAVDGSQREDAMFPQLQELYVEGCGKMKVSSGQQKVFPKLVVLHTEGSKEEMFRLVARHMTSLTNLKLQSSGETETSLSVADHSLKLVVDAIEKGNHNDFPLKYMKLRGFKSAGAAELCAHFVQLQHLDFSDCDALVHWPEKEFQSLVSLRSLEIWYCENLIGYAPQAPAAEPSTTSELSSELLPRLEFLWIHGCPSMVEVLKLPASLRVLTINDCTKLTSIHSRRLQQGQSASLTLQGPSPVYSEVSSSSASARTTSLAGVPYLPPSLVDLRIKDCKTLSSLPNGPQAYSSLQRLVITECPSLKRLPTCLQQRLSSLEWKRLDARFQEPSLLKPKTWRNAIRRD from the exons ATGGCGGAGCTGGTGGCCACCATGGTGGTCGGGCCACTGCTGTCCATCGTGAAGGACAAGGCGTCCAGCTACTTGCTGGACCAGTACAAGGTGATGGAAGGCATGGAGAAGCAGCACAGGATCCTCACGCGCAAGCTGCCGGCCATCCTGGATGTCATCACCGATGCTGAGGAGGCAGCGTCCCACAGAGAAGGGGCCAAGGCCTGGCTCCTGGAGGTCaagagggtggcttacgaggcAAACGAGATCTTCGATGACTTCAAGTACGAGGCGTTGCGTCGCGAAGCCAAGAAGAATGGGCACTACAGCAAGCTCGGCTTCGATGTAATCAAACTCTTTCCCACTCACAACCGTTTTGCCTTCCGTGACAAAATGGGAAAGAAGCTATGCACGGTTGTGGAGGACATTGAGGTCCTTGTGACTGAGATGAATGCATTTGGGTTCAAATATCAGCCGCAAGTGCCAGCATCCAAGCAGTGGAGGCAGACGGATCACGTTTTCTTTGATCCAAAGAAAATCATCAGTAGATCGAGGGACCAAGATACAAGGAATATTGTTGATACTCTACTTGGCCAAGCTAGCAATGCAGATCTCACAGTTGTTCCCATTGTAGGAGTAGGGGGGCTAGGCAAGACCACCTTAGCGCAACTCATTTTCAATGAACCAGAAATTCAGAAGCATTTTGAGTTACTCCTCTGGGTTTGTGTGTCAGACATCTTTGATGCGGATTCCCTGGCTAAAAGTATAGCTGAAGTTCTTCCCAAAAAGAGTATATCTGAATCAGCTTCCAAGAAGAGCCCACTCGATGTCGTTCAAGATGCACTAAGAGGGCACAGGTACCTCCTTGTGTTGGATGACGTCTGGAATAGAGAGCCCGATAAGTGGGAAAAGCTCAAGTCTTGCCTTACACATGGTGCCAACGGTAGTGCGGTTTTGACAACTACTCGTGATGAAGGAGTCGCGAAAATAATGGGTACAGTTAAGGCCTATAATCTCGCAGCTTTGGGGGATAATTTTATAAAGGAAATTATTGAGGCAAAGGCATTCAGTTTGCAGAAGGAAGAAGAAAGGCCTTTCGTGCTAGTTAATATGGTTGGTCAGATTGTGAAGAGATGTCGTGGTTCTCCTTTGGCCGCAGCATCACTAGGTTCGGTGTTGCGGACGAAGACCAGTGAAGGAGAATGGAAGGCTGTGTTAAGCAGAAGCAGCATTTGCAATGAGGAATCTGGAATTTTACCAATACTCAAGCTCAGCTACAATGACTTGTCATCTCAGATGAAGCAGTGCTTTGCTTTTTGTGCCATGTTTCCGAAGGATTACGAGATTGATGTGGACAAGCTGATCCAACTATGGATGGCACATGGGTTTATTGAGGATCAAACGGAAGTTAGTCCTGAAACCATTGGCAAACGAATTTTCAATGAGCTGGCCTCAAGGTCGTTCTTTGTGGATGTGAAGCAAGTTGACCCCACGATGGGTAGTTATTTCAAACATACATGTAAAATCCATGATCTTATGCATGATGTTGCACTGTCTACAATGGAAAAAGAATGTGCTCTCATGCCTGAGAAACCAAGTCAGATTGAGTGGCTTCCAGATACAGCTCGCCACTTATTTTTGGCTTGTGAAAAACCAGAAACTATTTTGAATGATTCTCTGTTGACAAGATCTCCAGCTTTTCAGACGCTTGTGTGTGATAATGATATGCAAGAACCATTGCAGCAATTATCAAAATACAGCTCTTTGATGGCATTAAAGCTCTGTACAGAGAGAAGGTCTTTCCCCTTAAAATCCAAGCACCTGCATCACCTAAGGTACCTTCATCTCTCAGGAAGTAGTATCAAAGCACTTCCTGAGGATATAAGCATTCTATACAACCTGCAAACATTAAATGTCTCTGGCTGCTCTGAACTTCGTCGGCTTCCTAGGCAAATGAAGTATATGACTGCCCTTCGTCACCTCTACACTCATGGTTGTCCCCAGATGAGGAGCATGCCAGTTGACCTCGGAAAACTCTTGTCCTTGCAGACACTTACGTGTTTTGTAGCAGGTCCTTCTGGCTCTGGGTGCAGTGATGTTGGAGAGTTGCAGCAGTTAAACCTTGGTGGACAGCTTGAGCTACTTCAGCTAGAGAATGTGACAGAAGAATCTGCGAAAGCGGCAAACATCGGAAAGAAGGAGGAACTCCGAGAACTGAAATTAGAATGGAGTTTTGGTTCTGAGGATGATGCGAGAGTGCTTGAGGGTCTCAAACCTCATGATGAGCTGCAGGCTATAAGGATAGATTCATACGGAGGAACCACCTTTCCGACATGGATGTCTATGTTGCGAAACGTGGCTGAGATCCATCTTTCTGGTTGTAGAAAACTGCAATGGTTATTCAGCTGTGGTACATCCTtcacttttccaaatttgaaggaGTTTACACTACTGGATCTGGATTCTTTGGAGAGATGGTGGGAATTAAGTCACCAGGAACAAGGAAAGGAGGTAATATTTCCTCAGCTTGAAAAGTTGTTTATTGTTTGCTGTGGAAAGTTGACAGCATTACCTGAAGCAACGCTGCTCGGAGAATCTTATGGTACAATGGCACGGTCAGCATTTCCAGAGTTGAAAGAACTCTGGTTGTGTGACTTGGACAGTTTTGAGAGATGGGAGGCAATCGAAGGAAATCAAAGAAGAGAGTACATAATATTTCCTAGGCTTGAGAAACTTAAAATTCGCAGTTGCAGTGTGTTGACAGCATTCCCAAAAGCACAGCCTGGTGGAGATTATGGTATGGCACACCCAGCATTTCCTGCGTTGAAGGTTCTCAACTTAGAAAATTTGCAGAACTTTGAGAGTTTGGACGCAGTTGATGGATCTCAAAGAGAAGACGCAATGTTTCCTCAACTTCAGGAGTTGTATGTTGAAGGCTGTGGGAAGATGAAAGTATCATCAGGGCAACAAAAGGTATTTCCAAAGCTGGTCGTGTTACACACTGAGGGAAGTAAGGAAGAGATGTTCCGGTTGGTAGCTAGACATATGACTTCACTGACCAACTTAAAACTGCAGAGCAGTGGAGAAACGGAAACATCCTTGTCAGTAGCTGATCATAGTTTGAAACTTGTGGTGGATGCGATTGAAAAAGGGAATCACAATGATTTCCCTCTAAAATATATGAAGTTAAGGGGCTTTAAGTCGGCGGGTGCAGCTGAGCTATGTGCACATTTTGTACAGCTTCAACACTTGGATTTTAGTGACTGTGATGCACTTGTCCACTGGCCAGAGAAAGAGTTTCAAAGCTTGGTATCCTTGAGGAGCCTAGAAATTTGGTACTGCGAAAACCTGATTGGATACGCACCACAAGCTCCTGCAGCAGAGCCCTCAACAACATCAGAACTCTCGAGTGAACTACTGCCACGTCTCGAATTTCTCTGGATACATGGTTGTCCAAGCATGGTAGAGGTCTTGAAGCTCCCTGCATCCCTGAGGGTCCTGACAATTAATGATTGCACTAAGCTCACATCCATACACAGCAGGAGGCTACAGCAAGGACAGTCAGCATCATTGACTCTTCAAGGGCCATCACCTGTATATTCAGAGGTGTCATCATCATCTGCCAGTGCCAGGACCACCAGCTTAGCAGGTGTCCCCTATCTTCCCCCATCGCTGGTTGACCTCAGAATCAAGGATTGCAAAACCCTGTCATCCCTACCGAATGGACCACAAGCATACTCATCTCTGCAAAGACTTGTCATCACGGAGTGTCCTAGTCTAAAGAGGCTCCCTACATGCCTGCAGCAACGTCTAAGCAGCCTCGAGTGGAAAAGACTAGATGCCCGTTTCCAAG AGCCTAGTCTTCTGAAGCCCAAGACATGGAGAAATGCCATTCGCAGAGATTAG